Proteins from a genomic interval of Egibacteraceae bacterium:
- a CDS encoding family 2 encapsulin nanocompartment cargo protein terpene cyclase encodes MSMLSRLTAPAGTDDLAEFVATLLARTSARAPSTLPEPSPEGPGDPFATEPGLLDAPHADAPAAAARPALPLAPVGLGTGAARLSPRSPVALPATAPTAAPKPAPDGPTGLGTASLRTPASPSDETAVPELYCPGPVRDDVALGEEVNERLVEWAEEVGIYPGKLDEVRSANVGRLIMLAHPDSDDPDRLLAAAKCALAEWATDDHYVDDASLGADPKQLATRLVLADAVVDPAHLPPPYAPALESAVHEDSVLIAYRSSLEGLARYATATQMARLRHELAVMFVAYNQEGEWRAQGRTPPVWQYLTHRHENSFLPCMVLIDAVGGYELPPDEFADQRVRRVFTMAGSATVLVNDLHSVAKEQSGQDFNLPKLIAAEERCSQREAIQRTVEIHDEFVRTVEVEAAALSLAGSPTLRRFLTGIWAWLGGNREWHRTSPRYNTRPA; translated from the coding sequence ATGTCGATGTTGTCCCGGCTGACCGCGCCGGCGGGCACCGACGACCTCGCGGAGTTTGTCGCCACCCTGCTCGCCCGCACGAGCGCCCGTGCCCCGAGCACGCTGCCCGAGCCGAGCCCCGAAGGACCGGGGGATCCGTTCGCGACGGAGCCCGGCCTCCTCGACGCACCGCACGCGGACGCCCCGGCCGCGGCAGCCAGGCCGGCGCTACCCCTGGCGCCCGTCGGACTGGGGACCGGGGCGGCCCGACTGTCCCCGCGGTCCCCGGTCGCCCTGCCCGCGACCGCGCCCACCGCCGCGCCCAAGCCTGCCCCCGACGGGCCGACGGGGCTGGGCACCGCATCCTTGCGGACCCCCGCCTCGCCCTCCGACGAGACGGCTGTGCCCGAGCTGTACTGCCCGGGGCCGGTCCGCGACGACGTGGCCCTCGGCGAGGAGGTCAACGAACGGCTCGTCGAGTGGGCCGAGGAGGTGGGAATCTATCCCGGCAAGCTGGACGAGGTCCGCTCGGCCAACGTGGGACGGCTCATCATGCTGGCCCACCCCGACTCGGACGACCCCGACCGGCTCCTGGCGGCAGCGAAGTGCGCGTTGGCGGAGTGGGCCACGGACGACCACTACGTTGACGACGCGTCGCTGGGGGCAGACCCCAAGCAGCTCGCCACGCGTCTGGTGCTGGCCGACGCGGTCGTCGACCCGGCGCACCTGCCGCCCCCCTACGCCCCCGCCCTCGAAAGCGCCGTTCACGAAGACTCCGTGCTGATCGCGTACCGGTCGAGCCTGGAGGGCCTCGCCCGGTATGCCACGGCCACGCAGATGGCCCGGCTGCGCCACGAGCTGGCCGTCATGTTCGTCGCCTACAACCAGGAGGGGGAGTGGCGCGCGCAGGGGCGGACTCCGCCGGTCTGGCAGTACCTCACCCACCGTCACGAGAACAGCTTCCTGCCCTGCATGGTCCTGATCGACGCGGTGGGCGGCTACGAGCTCCCGCCGGACGAGTTCGCCGACCAACGGGTTCGCCGGGTGTTCACCATGGCCGGCAGCGCCACCGTCCTGGTCAACGACCTGCACTCGGTCGCCAAGGAGCAGTCGGGACAGGACTTCAACCTGCCGAAGCTCATCGCCGCCGAGGAGCGCTGTTCCCAGCGGGAGGCCATCCAGCGCACCGTGGAGATCCACGACGAGTTCGTGCGCACCGTGGAGGTGGAGGCTGCGGCGCTCAGCCTCGCCGGCTCCCCGACGCTCCGACGTTTCCTGACCGGCATCTGGGCCTGGCTGGGAGGCAACCGCGAGTGGCACCGCACCAGTCCTCGCTACAACACCCGGCCAGCGTGA
- the ispH gene encoding 4-hydroxy-3-methylbut-2-enyl diphosphate reductase — translation MTDTGGAARTWTSGEPRTVLLASPRASCAGVERAIEIVERLLDTRRPPIYVRRQIVHNRHVVADLSDRGAVFVEELDAVPQRATVVLSAHGVSPAVRAEAARRQLDVVDATCPLVSKVHAEVQRFATRGDTVVLIGHAGHEEVEGTLGEAPQDIVVVESPADVEQLAVDNPARVSYVTQTTLAVDETAETIDALRARFPALRGPASEDICYATTNRQEALAAVAREADLVLVVGSDNSSNSQRLAEVARRQGTPAHLVDDATDIRAQWLAGARVVGLSAGASAPERLVGDVLAHLSTLGPITVEERAITRETAHFTLPSVVRRR, via the coding sequence ATGACCGACACGGGCGGCGCTGCCCGAACGTGGACGTCCGGCGAGCCCCGCACCGTCCTGCTCGCCTCGCCCCGAGCGAGCTGCGCCGGCGTCGAACGGGCCATCGAAATCGTCGAGCGCCTGCTGGACACGCGCAGGCCACCCATCTACGTGCGCAGGCAGATCGTCCACAACCGTCACGTGGTGGCAGACCTGAGCGACCGCGGCGCGGTCTTCGTCGAGGAGCTGGACGCCGTGCCCCAGAGGGCCACGGTGGTGTTATCAGCTCACGGCGTGTCCCCCGCCGTCCGGGCCGAGGCTGCGCGCCGGCAGCTGGACGTCGTCGATGCCACCTGTCCCCTGGTGAGCAAAGTCCACGCGGAGGTCCAGCGGTTCGCCACCCGGGGCGACACCGTCGTCCTCATCGGTCACGCCGGCCACGAGGAAGTCGAGGGGACCCTCGGGGAGGCCCCGCAGGACATCGTCGTGGTCGAAAGCCCCGCCGACGTCGAACAGCTGGCGGTCGACAACCCGGCCCGTGTGTCGTATGTGACCCAGACAACCCTGGCGGTGGACGAGACCGCGGAGACGATCGACGCCCTCCGGGCCCGCTTCCCGGCCCTGCGGGGACCCGCCTCCGAGGACATCTGCTACGCCACGACCAACCGCCAGGAAGCGCTGGCCGCGGTGGCCCGCGAGGCCGACCTCGTCCTTGTCGTCGGCTCGGACAACTCGTCCAACTCCCAGCGCCTGGCAGAGGTCGCCCGCCGCCAGGGCACACCCGCCCACCTCGTCGACGACGCCACGGACATCCGTGCCCAATGGCTGGCGGGCGCTCGGGTGGTCGGGCTGTCGGCCGGCGCGTCCGCGCCCGAGCGGCTGGTCGGCGACGTCCTCGCCCACCTGTCCACGCTCGGGCCGATCACCGTCGAGGAACGCGCGATCACCCGCGAGACCGCGCACTTCACGCTGCCCTCGGTGGTGAGGCGCCGATGA
- a CDS encoding family 2B encapsulin nanocompartment shell protein translates to MAANVTPTGASAATDDGRPRRSLSTAAARQLATTTKTVPQMRGITPRWLLRILPWVQVAGGTYRVNRRLVLTVGDGRITFLQEGAHARVIPQELRELAVLRDFADEEVLDTLAGRFVQRDLAPGQTIVEAGQTADEICLIAHGKVEKLGTGHYGEALVLAVLGDGDHFSYHTLGAQRWPFTVRAASRSTVLVLTRERFDEVAAGSPALQAHLERFRAGPGRPHDRHGQADVELAAGHRQEDQVPGTYVDYDRDPREYELSVAQTVLRIHTRVADLFNDPMNQTGQQLRLTIEALRERQEHEIVNNADFGLLPNVAFSQRLHTRTGPPTPDDLDELLSRRRKTRYFLAHPRAIAAFGQECNRRGIYPQPVRLHGRTVHAWRDVPLLPCNKIPLTESGTTSIMAMRVGQDDQGVVGLHQTGIPDEVQPSLSARFMGIDEKGIISYLVSAYFSAAILIPDALGVLEDVETGRREAAAGAGGAGASGRWTP, encoded by the coding sequence ATGGCAGCAAACGTCACCCCGACAGGGGCCAGCGCGGCGACCGACGACGGGCGGCCGCGGCGCAGTCTCAGCACCGCTGCGGCACGGCAACTGGCCACCACCACCAAAACAGTGCCCCAGATGCGCGGGATCACCCCGCGATGGCTGCTGCGCATCCTGCCCTGGGTGCAGGTCGCGGGTGGCACCTACCGGGTCAACCGCCGGCTCGTGCTCACCGTCGGCGACGGGCGGATCACCTTCCTGCAGGAGGGCGCGCATGCGCGGGTCATTCCCCAGGAGCTGCGGGAACTGGCCGTGCTGCGGGACTTCGCCGACGAGGAGGTGCTCGACACCCTCGCCGGGCGGTTCGTCCAGCGCGACCTCGCACCAGGACAGACCATCGTGGAAGCCGGCCAGACCGCCGACGAGATCTGCCTCATCGCCCACGGCAAGGTCGAGAAGCTGGGCACCGGTCACTACGGCGAAGCCCTCGTGCTCGCGGTGCTGGGAGACGGCGACCACTTCAGCTACCACACCCTGGGCGCGCAGCGCTGGCCGTTTACCGTCCGGGCAGCCAGCCGGTCCACGGTACTGGTCCTGACACGGGAGCGCTTCGACGAGGTGGCCGCCGGCTCCCCGGCCCTGCAAGCGCACCTCGAACGGTTCCGGGCCGGGCCAGGACGCCCGCACGACCGGCACGGCCAGGCCGACGTGGAACTCGCCGCCGGCCACCGCCAAGAGGACCAGGTGCCGGGGACCTACGTGGACTACGACCGCGACCCACGGGAGTACGAGCTGTCGGTCGCCCAGACCGTGCTGCGCATCCACACCCGGGTGGCGGACCTGTTCAACGACCCGATGAACCAGACGGGGCAGCAGCTGCGCCTGACCATCGAGGCCCTGCGGGAACGCCAAGAGCATGAGATCGTCAACAACGCCGACTTCGGGCTGCTGCCCAACGTGGCCTTCTCCCAGCGGCTGCACACGCGGACAGGTCCGCCCACCCCCGACGACCTCGACGAGCTGCTGTCCCGACGCCGCAAGACGCGCTACTTCCTGGCCCACCCACGCGCCATCGCCGCCTTCGGGCAGGAGTGCAACCGTCGCGGCATCTACCCCCAACCCGTCCGACTGCACGGGCGGACGGTGCACGCCTGGCGGGATGTGCCGCTGCTGCCATGCAACAAGATCCCCCTCACCGAGTCCGGCACCACCTCGATCATGGCCATGCGCGTCGGGCAGGACGACCAGGGCGTCGTCGGCCTGCACCAAACCGGCATCCCCGACGAAGTCCAACCCAGCCTGTCCGCCCGGTTCATGGGCATCGACGAGAAGGGCATCATCTCCTACCTCGTCAGCGCGTACTTCTCAGCGGCCATCCTCATCCCCGACGCCCTCGGGGTCCTCGAAGACGTCGAGACCGGGCGTCGGGAAGCGGCGGCGGGTGCCGGCGGGGCGGGTGCCAGCGGGCGGTGGACCCCATGA
- a CDS encoding family 2B encapsulin nanocompartment shell protein codes for MTQTAEDLAAQNGQPKMSLATTAARRLTTTTKTVPQMQGITSRWLLRVLPWVQVSGGIYRVNRRLVFTVGDGQITFLQNGGQAQVVPHELRELALLRDFEDEEVLAALAERFVQQEFEPGEAILEAGQSADQICLIVHGKVNKVVPGKYDEPTVQEVLADGDHISYPGVRRTQDTWPFTARAATRCIVLMLSEQAFEEVADQAPTLRAQIERFVSGPDRPQNQFGEAGVEVASAHRQEDEVPGTYVDYDRAPREYELTVAQTVLRVHTRVADLFNDPMNQTEQQLRLTIQALRERQEHEMVNNPEIGLLHNAAFPQRVHSRTGPPTPDDFDELLSVVWKNPGFFFAHPRTIAAFARECNRRGLYPTPVEVDGHTVPAWRGIPLLPCNKIPITDRATSSVMLMRVGEDDRGVVGLHQAGIPDEYEPSLSVRFMRMDEKGIISYLVTIYYSAAVLVPDALGVLEDVQIGLHD; via the coding sequence GACGACCAAGACGGTCCCCCAGATGCAGGGGATCACGTCGCGATGGCTCCTGCGGGTTCTGCCCTGGGTGCAGGTCTCGGGCGGCATCTACCGCGTGAACCGCCGGCTGGTCTTCACCGTCGGTGATGGTCAGATCACCTTCCTGCAGAACGGCGGCCAGGCGCAGGTCGTTCCCCACGAGCTTCGTGAGCTGGCCCTGCTGAGGGACTTCGAGGACGAGGAGGTTCTGGCTGCGCTGGCGGAGCGCTTCGTCCAACAGGAATTCGAACCGGGCGAGGCGATCCTAGAGGCCGGTCAATCGGCCGACCAGATCTGCCTCATCGTCCACGGCAAGGTCAACAAGGTGGTACCGGGCAAGTACGACGAGCCCACGGTGCAGGAGGTCCTCGCCGACGGCGACCACATCAGCTACCCCGGGGTTCGCCGGACGCAGGACACCTGGCCGTTCACGGCGCGGGCGGCGACGCGCTGCATCGTGCTGATGCTCTCCGAGCAGGCCTTCGAGGAGGTGGCCGACCAGGCGCCAACCCTCCGAGCGCAGATCGAGCGGTTCGTGTCAGGGCCGGACCGTCCCCAGAACCAGTTCGGCGAGGCCGGCGTCGAGGTGGCCTCCGCGCACCGGCAGGAGGACGAGGTCCCCGGTACCTACGTCGACTACGACCGGGCCCCGCGCGAGTACGAGCTCACCGTCGCCCAGACCGTGCTGCGGGTCCACACCCGGGTCGCTGACCTGTTCAACGACCCCATGAACCAGACCGAACAGCAGCTGCGGTTGACCATACAGGCGCTGCGGGAGCGCCAGGAGCACGAGATGGTCAACAACCCTGAGATCGGGCTTCTCCACAACGCCGCCTTCCCGCAGCGGGTCCACAGCCGCACCGGTCCGCCGACCCCCGACGACTTCGACGAGCTGCTGTCAGTGGTGTGGAAGAACCCCGGCTTCTTCTTCGCCCACCCCCGGACCATCGCCGCCTTCGCCCGCGAGTGCAACCGGCGGGGGCTGTATCCCACCCCGGTCGAGGTGGACGGCCACACGGTGCCCGCCTGGCGGGGGATTCCTCTCCTGCCGTGCAACAAGATCCCGATCACCGACCGGGCAACGAGCTCGGTCATGCTCATGCGCGTCGGCGAGGACGACCGAGGGGTCGTCGGCCTGCACCAGGCCGGCATCCCCGACGAGTACGAGCCGAGCCTGTCCGTGCGCTTCATGCGCATGGACGAGAAGGGCATCATCTCCTACCTCGTCACCATCTACTACAGCGCGGCGGTCCTGGTGCCCGACGCCCTCGGGGTCCTCGAGGACGTGCAGATCGGCCTGCACGACTGA